The DNA sequence TTCACCCGCAGCGCAAGGCTGAGTATATCGTCCATGTCCTGCTGACTGGCCCAGCCGAACGCGGCGATGTGTTCCTCTGTCACCAGCGGATCGCCCAGCTTGTCGTCCTTGTAGCAGTATTCGACGATGGGACGCGGCAGCTGCATGCCTTCCTCGATCCCCAGCCGCTTGGCCATGGTACCGGCGGCAAAATTGCGCACGATCACTTCCAGCGGGACGATCTCGCACTGGCGGACCAGCTGTTCGCGCATGTTCAGCCGTTTGATGAAATGCGTCGGCACCCCGATCTGGTTCAGCCCGGTCATGAAGAATTCGCTCAGGCGGTTGTTCAGCACGCCCTTGCCCTCGATCACGTCCTTCTTCTGCGCATTGAAGGCGGTGGCGTCGTCCTTGAAATACTGAACGAGGGTGCCCGGTTCGGGACCTTCGTAAAGGATCTTTGCCTTGCCTTCGTAGATCTTGTTGCGCCGGGCCATGAGCGTCCTTTCCGCAAAGGGGGCCAGCCGGGAAGAAAGTTGCGTGGCCCGTTCGCGCTCCTCTTAGTCTATGGGTGCGGCCACCGCAAGCACGCCTTGGCCCGGTTTTCCCTTGCGCGGTGGGCAACGCGCACCCACATTCAGACCCAGACATGCTTTGCCAGGGAGACCCAGATGTCCACGATGAAAGACCGCGAGAACGCTTTCGAGAACAAGTACGCCCACGACGCCGAAATGCAGTTCAAGGCCGAGGCGCGGCGCAACAAGCTGCTGGGACTCTGGGCTGCCGACCTCTTGGGCAAGACCGGCGAGGATGCCGCCGCCTACGCCCGCGAAGTGATCAAGTCGGATTTCGAGGAAGCAGGCGACGAGGATGTGTTCCGCAAGGTCTCGGGCGATCTCGACCACCGCGCGGACGAGGCCACGATCCGCGCCAAGATGTCGTCGCTGATGACCGAGGCCAAGGCGCAGATCCTCAGCGAAACGGACTGACCGGCCACTGTTGGTCAGCCCTGCCCGCCAAACCGCCGGGAAAAGGGGATCATTCGACGCGCCTTTCATTCAAATGGAGGGCGCGTTTTCTCTTGGTTCTCCGGTCTTCTTAACGGTTTGCAGGGCACCTGCCGCCTATACGCGTCACCGCGCAGGACGGGGGGCGGATCATGGCAGGACTGGTTTCAGCGGCACGACAACTGGCGCGGGCTGCACGGTACGCAGGACCGCCGGGCTTGGCCCTTGGCTGCCTCTGGCTGGTCTGGCGGCAGCTGGGCGACACGCCCTGGCGCGCCCTGCCCGCCGGGCTGCGCGACATCGGCGCGGCGGAGCTGTCCCTGGCGCTGGTCTGCGTCGCCCTGAGTTTCGCAGCCGTCGGACGCTACGACGCGCTGTTCCACCGCCACTTCGACACTGGCCTTTCGCCCCGCCGTGCGCGGTACAGCGGCACCGTCGCAATCGCGCTGTCGCAAACGCTGGGCTTTGGCGTTCTGACCGGGGCACTGGCGCGCCAGCGGCTGCTGCCGCAGCTCGGCGCCCTGGGGGCGCTGCGACTGTCGGCCTGCGTCGCTGGCAGCTTTCTGCTGGCCTGGGGCTGGATCACCGCACTGGCCTGTCTCGCCCTGCCCGCCCCCGGGTGGACCACCCTGCCCGCGCTGGCGGTGCTGACGGGTCTGCCGGTCATCGCCGGGTTCGCCGCCTTTGGCCCGCGCCTGACGCTGCCGACGCTGATGCGCTGGCTGCCCGGGGTGCCGAGCCTGCCCGCCACGGGGGCGATCCTGCTCTGGGCCGCTTTGGACCTGGCCGCGGCGGGGATGGTGCTGTATCTGATGTTGCCCCAGGACGCTGTGGCGCTGACGGCGTTCCTGCCTGTTTTCCTGCTGGCTTACGGCGCGGGCCTGCTGTCGGGGGCGCCCGGCGGGGTCGGCCCGTTCGAACTGATGCTGCTGGGCCTGCTGCCCGATGTCCCACAGGGCGACCTCGTGGCCGCCGTCATGGGCTATCGCGCGCTCTATTACGCTTTGCCTGCCGTTTTGGGGGCGCTGGCATTGCTCCATCCGCCGGCCTGCCGGGAGGAGCGGCGGGCCGTGCCGACCGACCCGCCGATGCCGGGGGCCGAGCTGGGCCTGCTGCGCCAGAACGGGGGTCAGGTGGCGGCGCTTGCGGGCGGCCCGGCGGCGCTGTGGCCCACACCGCAGGCGCTGGTGGTCCTGCCGGGCGGCGCACCGCTGACCGGTGCCGCACTGAACGACCTGCGCCGCCGCGCGCGGGGCGGCAACCGGATCGCGACACTCTACAAATGCACCGCGTCCGAAGCCGCCCGCGCCCGGGCAGCAGGCTGGCAGGTGATGCGCATCGCGCGCGAGGCTTTGCTGAATCCGCAAACCTTCGACCTCGACAGCCCCGCGCGCCGGGGATTGCGCCGCAAGCTGAGGCAGGCGGCAAAGGCGGGGGTGCAGGTTCAACGGGCCGAGGTGCTGCCCCTATCCGAGATGGCCGCGCTCGATGCCTGCTGGCAGCGGCGAAACGGCCGCGCGCGGGGTGGCACCATGGGCAGGTTCTGCCCCCGCTACGTGGCAGGGCAGCAGGTCTTCCTTGCCTGGCAGGGTGAACAACTGGTTGGTTTTGTCACTTTCCACGCAGGGCCGCATGACATGGCCCTGGACCTCACGCGCCTGTCCGCGCAGGCCCCCCAAGGGACGATGCAGTCGCTGGTCGCCGCGGCACTGGCGCAGGCACGGGCGCAGGGGCTGAGCCGACTGAGCCTCGCCGCGGTGCCGGATTTCCCCGCGCTGAACCACCCGCTGCTGGCACCGCTGCGCGGTCGCGTGCTGGACCGCGCCGGGGCCGCCGGACTGATCCGGTTCAAATCCGCCTTCGCGCCAAGCTGGTCGCCGCGCTATGCCGCTGCCCCCGGCCGCGCCGGACTGGCGCTGGCCCTGGCCGACATCGCCCGCGAGGTGCATCATCCATACGCGCTGCGGCATGGAAACCTGTTTCATGAACAAGATGAAGAATATGAACTTGCCCCCCGACGGGCTGCGTGAAATAGGCAGATCACCACGCGCGGAGTATACCAATGTCCAATGCACTGACCGATCTTCTGGCCGAAAAGGGCTATCTGCTGGCCGACGGGGCCACCGGCACCAACCTGTTCAACATGGGGCTGATGTCCGGCGACGCGCCCGAGATGTGGAACGTGGAACAGCCCGAGAAGATCATCAAGCTCTACCGGGGGGCGGTGGACAGCGGCAGCGACCTGTTCCTGACCAACAGCTTCGGCGCCAATGCCTCGCGGCTGAAACTGCACGGGGCGCAGGATCGTGTGCACGAACTGGCGCGCGTGTCCGCCGAACTGGCACGCGAGGTGGCCGACACCGCCGGGCGCAAGGTGATCGTCGCGGGCTCGGTCGGCCCGACGGGCGACATCATGGAGCCTGTCGGCACGCTCAGCCATGCCGAGGCGGTGGAGATGTTCCACGAGGCTGCGGACGGGCTCAAGACCGGCGGCGTCGACATCGGCTGGCTGGAGACCATCAGCGCGCCCGAGGAATACAAGGCCGCCGCCGAAGGCTTCGCACGCGCGGGCCTGCCCTGGTGCGGCACCATGAGCTTTGACACCGCCGGGCGCACGATGATGGGCCTGACCTCGGAAGGCATGGTGGACATGGTCGAAGGTCTGGACGAACGGCCGCTCGCCTTTGGCGCCAACTGCGGCACGGGCGCGTCCGACCTGCTGCGCACCGTACTGGGGTTCACATCAAAGAACCCCTCCCTGCCTGTCATCTCCAAGGGCAACGCCGGTATTCCCAAGTACCACGACGGCCATATCCACTATGACGGCACGCCCGAACTGATGGGCAAATATGCGGTCATGGCGCGCAACTGCGGGGCCACGATCATCGGCGGCTGCTGCGGCACCATGCCGGAGCATCTGGTGGCGATGCGCGCCGCACTGGACAGCCAACCCAAAGGCGATGCGCCGACGCTGGACGAGATTACTTCAGTCCTCGGGCCGTTTTCCTCCGACAGCGACGGCACCGGCGATGAAGCCCCGGCCAAGCGCGAACGGCGCGGCGGACGGCGGCGCGGCTGAAACCTGCCGGGCCGCAGGAACGGGTTCCGGGCCAGGAAATCCCCTGTCGATCCTGATGTGCACCCGGCCAACGCCGCGCGGCGTTTGGCAGAAGAGGTCAGAACAGCGACAACTGGGCCGTCTCCTTGACCGGCGGGCGGAACAGGTCGCAGCGCATGGGCGGCGCGCGCAGCCCAAGGCCCAGCCGTTTTACAGCCACGTCGAAACGCCGCGCGATGATCTCGGCATAGGGTCCCTCCCCCCGCATCCGGCGATGCCATGTGGCATCGTATTCCTTGCCGCCATGCATCTCGCGCAGGCGGGCCATGATCCGCTCTGACCGATCTGGGTAATGGCGGGCAAGCCAGTCCTGCACCAGCGGCGACACCTCGCGCGGCAGACGCAGCATGATCCAGCTGGCATGGCGCGCACCGGCGTCGCGCCCCGCCTTGAGAATGTCCTCCAGCTCGGGGTCCGTCAGCGCGGGGATCAGGGGCGCGGCCATGATGCGCACCGGCACCCCCGCGCCCGACAACGCCCGCACCACCTGCAACCGCCGCGCCGGGGCCGGCGCGCGCGGCTCCATCAACCGGCTGAGCCTGGCATCCAGGGTGGTGACTGAAATGCCCACCCGCACCAGACCGCGCCGCGCCATATCGGCCAGAATGTCGATGTCGCGTTCGATCAGCGCGCCCTTGGTCACGATGGCAACCGGGTGGCCTGTCTCCGACAGCACCTGCAGGCAGGCGCGCATGATCTCATGCGCGCGCTCGATCGGTTGATAGGGGTCGGTGTTGGTCCCGATGGCGATCGGGGCCACCCGGTAGGATTTCGCGGCCAGCTCGCGCTTCAGCACCTCCGGCGCATCGGGGCGCGCCACCAGCCGGGTTTCGAAGTCCAGCCCCGGTGAGAGCCCGAGATAGGCGTGACTGGGCCGCGCGAAGCAGTAGACGCAACCGTGTTCGCACCCCCGGTAAGGGTTGATCGAGCGGTCGAAGGGCAGATCGGGCGAGCTGTTGTAGGTGATGACCTTGCGCGGCACCTCGATGGCGGTCTGGGTGCGCAGGACCGGCAGGTCGTCATCGGGCGTCCAGCCATCATCGACCTGCACCCTTTCGTGCCGTTCGAACCGACCGGCGTTGTTGCTGCCCGCCGCGCGCCCGACCACCTTGAATCGCCGATCTTCCCTGTCCATGCCCAAAACTAGAACAAAATGAGAACAGCGACAACCGAAATAGATCGCATTGAAAGCGTCAACGCCTTGTCTCCTCGGCTAAAAAAAGCGTAGTCTCATACCGATGGCGTCGCGCTTTACGCGGCCCATGTCGCAATTCGCTCTTCCGAGGGCGCGAAATCGTGACATGTAGGCAAAAGCGCACCGCGCCTGCAAAGACGGCAGAAGGGACCACCATGTCTGACGATGAAGAAATCATCCTCTCCGAACTCGATGACGAAGAGCTTGTGCAACAGATGTTCGACGACCTTTACGACGGTCTCAAGGAAGAGATCGAAGAGGGCGTAAACATCCTGCTGGAACGCAAGTGGGAGCCTTATGAAATTCTGACCAAGGCGCTTGTCGGCGGCATGACCATCGTCGGTGCGGATTTCCGCGACGGGATCCTGTTCGTCCCCGAGGTGCTGCTGGCCGCCAACGCCATGAAGGGCGGCATGGCCATCCTGAAGCCGCTTCTGGCCGAAACCGGTGCCCCCACCATCGGCAAGATGGTCATCGGCACGGTGAAAGGCGACATTCACGACATCGGCAAGAACCTCGTCGGCATGATGATGGAAGGTGCCGGTTTCGAGATCGTGGACCTTGGCATCAACAACCCGGTGGAAAACTATCTCGAAGCGATCGAGAAGGAAAAGGCCGACATCCTGGGGATGTCCGCGCTGCTGACCACGACGATGCCCTACATGAAAGTCGTGATCGACACGATGGTCGAACAGGGCATCCGCGACGACTACATCATCCTCGTGGGCGGCGCGCCGCTGAACGAGGAATTCGGCAAGGCCATCGGCGCAGACGCCTATTGCCGCGATGCCGCCGTGGCCGTGGAAACCGCAAAGGAATGGATGCACCGCAAACACAACAGGGCTGCGTCCGCCTGATCGCCGCCCCGCGCGATAGCATTGAACGGCAAAGCCCTCGAATCAACTTCGGGGGCTTTTTCGCGTCTGCCCGAATTGCAAACCATGGGTAGGCTCCCTGCGCGCAGGGTCTTTTTCCGGGGCCGGACAGGTCATATCTTGATACCTGAAAGAGAGGACCGATGCCCCCTGAACGACTTGCCCTGATCCTTGTTGCCGTGATCGTTGCCGCGGCTGTCACCGTCTGGCTGGCCCATTTCGCGGCCTCGGCGCTGAGCGTGCCACCGGCGGCGACGGCGCTGGTCCCG is a window from the Sulfitobacter sp. THAF37 genome containing:
- the bmt gene encoding betaine--homocysteine S-methyltransferase — its product is MSNALTDLLAEKGYLLADGATGTNLFNMGLMSGDAPEMWNVEQPEKIIKLYRGAVDSGSDLFLTNSFGANASRLKLHGAQDRVHELARVSAELAREVADTAGRKVIVAGSVGPTGDIMEPVGTLSHAEAVEMFHEAADGLKTGGVDIGWLETISAPEEYKAAAEGFARAGLPWCGTMSFDTAGRTMMGLTSEGMVDMVEGLDERPLAFGANCGTGASDLLRTVLGFTSKNPSLPVISKGNAGIPKYHDGHIHYDGTPELMGKYAVMARNCGATIIGGCCGTMPEHLVAMRAALDSQPKGDAPTLDEITSVLGPFSSDSDGTGDEAPAKRERRGGRRRG
- a CDS encoding phosphatidylglycerol lysyltransferase domain-containing protein, producing the protein MAGLVSAARQLARAARYAGPPGLALGCLWLVWRQLGDTPWRALPAGLRDIGAAELSLALVCVALSFAAVGRYDALFHRHFDTGLSPRRARYSGTVAIALSQTLGFGVLTGALARQRLLPQLGALGALRLSACVAGSFLLAWGWITALACLALPAPGWTTLPALAVLTGLPVIAGFAAFGPRLTLPTLMRWLPGVPSLPATGAILLWAALDLAAAGMVLYLMLPQDAVALTAFLPVFLLAYGAGLLSGAPGGVGPFELMLLGLLPDVPQGDLVAAVMGYRALYYALPAVLGALALLHPPACREERRAVPTDPPMPGAELGLLRQNGGQVAALAGGPAALWPTPQALVVLPGGAPLTGAALNDLRRRARGGNRIATLYKCTASEAARARAAGWQVMRIAREALLNPQTFDLDSPARRGLRRKLRQAAKAGVQVQRAEVLPLSEMAALDACWQRRNGRARGGTMGRFCPRYVAGQQVFLAWQGEQLVGFVTFHAGPHDMALDLTRLSAQAPQGTMQSLVAAALAQARAQGLSRLSLAAVPDFPALNHPLLAPLRGRVLDRAGAAGLIRFKSAFAPSWSPRYAAAPGRAGLALALADIAREVHHPYALRHGNLFHEQDEEYELAPRRAA
- a CDS encoding DUF1476 domain-containing protein; amino-acid sequence: MSTMKDRENAFENKYAHDAEMQFKAEARRNKLLGLWAADLLGKTGEDAAAYAREVIKSDFEEAGDEDVFRKVSGDLDHRADEATIRAKMSSLMTEAKAQILSETD
- a CDS encoding PA0069 family radical SAM protein, with product MDREDRRFKVVGRAAGSNNAGRFERHERVQVDDGWTPDDDLPVLRTQTAIEVPRKVITYNSSPDLPFDRSINPYRGCEHGCVYCFARPSHAYLGLSPGLDFETRLVARPDAPEVLKRELAAKSYRVAPIAIGTNTDPYQPIERAHEIMRACLQVLSETGHPVAIVTKGALIERDIDILADMARRGLVRVGISVTTLDARLSRLMEPRAPAPARRLQVVRALSGAGVPVRIMAAPLIPALTDPELEDILKAGRDAGARHASWIMLRLPREVSPLVQDWLARHYPDRSERIMARLREMHGGKEYDATWHRRMRGEGPYAEIIARRFDVAVKRLGLGLRAPPMRCDLFRPPVKETAQLSLF
- a CDS encoding B12-binding domain-containing protein — protein: MSDDEEIILSELDDEELVQQMFDDLYDGLKEEIEEGVNILLERKWEPYEILTKALVGGMTIVGADFRDGILFVPEVLLAANAMKGGMAILKPLLAETGAPTIGKMVIGTVKGDIHDIGKNLVGMMMEGAGFEIVDLGINNPVENYLEAIEKEKADILGMSALLTTTMPYMKVVIDTMVEQGIRDDYIILVGGAPLNEEFGKAIGADAYCRDAAVAVETAKEWMHRKHNRAASA
- the purC gene encoding phosphoribosylaminoimidazolesuccinocarboxamide synthase translates to MARRNKIYEGKAKILYEGPEPGTLVQYFKDDATAFNAQKKDVIEGKGVLNNRLSEFFMTGLNQIGVPTHFIKRLNMREQLVRQCEIVPLEVIVRNFAAGTMAKRLGIEEGMQLPRPIVEYCYKDDKLGDPLVTEEHIAAFGWASQQDMDDILSLALRVNDFLSGVMMAVGIKLVDFKIEIGRVYDGDFQRLIIADEISPDSCRLWDIETGQKLDKDVFRRDLGSLTDAYTEVARRLGVMPKSSTPISKPTLIN